From a region of the Carassius auratus strain Wakin chromosome 31, ASM336829v1, whole genome shotgun sequence genome:
- the LOC113050732 gene encoding uncharacterized protein LOC113050732 isoform X1, with amino-acid sequence MTMTGIIVLMFHDKKCQQVLWESCKMAKGQVALREESWSALLLLRSWKSANVQQKKHVSEIARQMVIAYPKSFRDEINSQVVGSGYDSLLKQLVCRIDNLKRAKAISIPLCGTLEVSTKKQKLLYGCINSDPQLLVGETSELQQEKKEKLVVMFQNNESDVKTIYDLMTSTYTPQRNSIQSRKETKDLLDEWPYLFQPAGMKAHFKELTGIDINNSFEESASSKFRRILDYFQFQCTERASRAGRILTKYRAGGDHVCGAVMLLLTHFKNDQDHFLVMVEDTSVPSDICSEQLPATPCIVVCGENPLTASVYMVAVDQMIVNDHLLSFTEALYLMFSLYYILNISYPVELGATLEFLQRCIFRINPHKGTKVEKREKKRADSVNPRVLSLTSKIAAFDWGE; translated from the exons ATGACCATGACTGGCATTATAGTTTTGATGTTCCATGACAAAAAATGCCAGCAAGTTTTATGGGAAAGTTGCAAAATGGCGAAAGGCCAAGTTGCTCTGAGAGAAGAAAGTTGGTCCGCATTGTTGCTTCTGAGATCCTGGAAGTCAGCAAATGTCCAgcaaaaaaaacatgtatcagaAATAGCCCGACAAATGGTGATTGCATACCCAAAGTCTTTCAGAGATGAGATTAATTCCCAGGTTGTAGGAAGTGGATATGATTCTCTCCTCAAACAACTGGTGTGTAGAATTGACAATTTGAAAAGAGCAAAAGCTATTAGTATACCACTTTGTGGTACTCTAGAAGTatcaacaaagaaacaaaaattgtTATATGGTTGTATAAATTCTGATCCACAACTGCTAGttggagaaacatctgaattgcagcaggaaaagaaagagaagttggtagtaatgtttcaaaataatgaaaGTGATGTAAAGACAATCTATGACTTAATGACTTCTACATACACCCCTCAAAGAAACAGCATCCAATCTAGAAAGGAAACCAAAGATTTACTTGATGAGTGGCCATATCTTTTTCAGCCAGCAGGAATGAAAGCACACTTTAAAGAGCTCACTGGCATTGACATAAACAACAGCTTTGAAGAATCTGCTTCCAGTAAGTTCAGAAGAATATTGGACTACTTTCAATTTCAGTGCACAGAAAGAGCAAGCAGAGCAGGGAGAATCCTCACAAAGTATAGAGCTGGAGGGGATCATGTTTGTGGGGCCGTGATGTTGCTGCTAACCCATTTCAAAAATGACCAAGACCACTTTCTTGTGATGGTAGAAGACACCTCTGTTCCAAGTGATATATGCTCAGAACAGCTTCCAGCAACACCATGTATAGTAGTGTGTG GAGAGAACCCACTGACAGCCAGTGTGTACATGGTAGCAGTAGACCAGATGATTGTAAATGACCATCTCTTGAGTTTTACAGAAGCCCTGTATCTGATGTTCTCTCTTTACTATATATTGAACATCAGTTACCCTGTAGAACTGGGAGCCACACTAGAATTCTTGCAAAG gTGCATCTTTAGGATAAATCCTCATAAAGGTACCAAggtggaaaagagagagaaaaagagagcggaCTCTGTCAACCCCAGAGTATTGAGTCTGACATCAAAAATTGCTGCATTTGATTGGGGAGAGTAA
- the LOC113050732 gene encoding uncharacterized protein LOC113050732 isoform X2, translating into MTMTGIIVLMFHDKKCQQVLWESCKMAKGQVALREESWSALLLLRSWKSANVQQKKHVSEIARQMVIAYPKSFRDEINSQVVGSGYDSLLKQLVCRIDNLKRAKAISIPLCGTLEVSTKKQKLLYGCINSDPQLLVGETSELQQEKKEKLVVMFQNNESDVKTIYDLMTSTYTPQRNSIQSRKETKDLLDEWPYLFQPAGMKAHFKELTGIDINNSFEESASKDTSVPSDICSEQLPATPCIVVCGENPLTASVYMVAVDQMIVNDHLLSFTEALYLMFSLYYILNISYPVELGATLEFLQRCIFRINPHKGTKVEKREKKRADSVNPRVLSLTSKIAAFDWGE; encoded by the exons ATGACCATGACTGGCATTATAGTTTTGATGTTCCATGACAAAAAATGCCAGCAAGTTTTATGGGAAAGTTGCAAAATGGCGAAAGGCCAAGTTGCTCTGAGAGAAGAAAGTTGGTCCGCATTGTTGCTTCTGAGATCCTGGAAGTCAGCAAATGTCCAgcaaaaaaaacatgtatcagaAATAGCCCGACAAATGGTGATTGCATACCCAAAGTCTTTCAGAGATGAGATTAATTCCCAGGTTGTAGGAAGTGGATATGATTCTCTCCTCAAACAACTGGTGTGTAGAATTGACAATTTGAAAAGAGCAAAAGCTATTAGTATACCACTTTGTGGTACTCTAGAAGTatcaacaaagaaacaaaaattgtTATATGGTTGTATAAATTCTGATCCACAACTGCTAGttggagaaacatctgaattgcagcaggaaaagaaagagaagttggtagtaatgtttcaaaataatgaaaGTGATGTAAAGACAATCTATGACTTAATGACTTCTACATACACCCCTCAAAGAAACAGCATCCAATCTAGAAAGGAAACCAAAGATTTACTTGATGAGTGGCCATATCTTTTTCAGCCAGCAGGAATGAAAGCACACTTTAAAGAGCTCACTGGCATTGACATAAACAACAGCTTTGAAGAATCTGCTTCCA AAGACACCTCTGTTCCAAGTGATATATGCTCAGAACAGCTTCCAGCAACACCATGTATAGTAGTGTGTG GAGAGAACCCACTGACAGCCAGTGTGTACATGGTAGCAGTAGACCAGATGATTGTAAATGACCATCTCTTGAGTTTTACAGAAGCCCTGTATCTGATGTTCTCTCTTTACTATATATTGAACATCAGTTACCCTGTAGAACTGGGAGCCACACTAGAATTCTTGCAAAG gTGCATCTTTAGGATAAATCCTCATAAAGGTACCAAggtggaaaagagagagaaaaagagagcggaCTCTGTCAACCCCAGAGTATTGAGTCTGACATCAAAAATTGCTGCATTTGATTGGGGAGAGTAA